The stretch of DNA actgtgcacttagtcacatggtctgaacttttgggtagacctgtgcggtgtcaagagttggacttgatgatccttaagggtcccttccaactcaggatattctatgattctatgattctatgatttaagtGAGAAACACTTCTATGCTTAAAGGTGGCAAATAACATGTAAGAAACCGAAGCGTTTGTATTTCATAGAGAATAACATCTCTAACTCTTCAAATGCAGGTGACTAACATTTTGATAAatctagaaaaatattaaatccagtgtttcaaatatatattattcaaaaaataatgctaaaagTATTTTCAGCCAAATATGATCAGTTTTTTTAGAATGGATGCATATATGCAGAAATTACCTTAGGCTACATGCTCGCATTCTTTTAttatgaaatcattttaaaagtcttaGTTTATTGTTTTCATGCTAAAAGAGTAAGCTAAAGTAGCATGAGAAAAAGAGTGACTGGGTTGGAGGTATATCATAATGACTTCTAACAACTacttattttcaataaaagtgTGTAATAGAATGACCAAGAAAGGCTATGAAATGTATCTATATGTGTTTTAACCtttacaagaaatattttgaaagtaatatttttttccattgtttataTTCATCAGTATTAATCATTGCTACGttcaataaaaaaagaaaaattctcagCTTGCAGGATTTGCAGTCTGTACTTTAAGCTAGAAATACCTATGCCTATCTGCCctagtaaaataattttgggactttgcttttttattctatatgtttttttattctATATGTTTTATTCTATATATTCTATATGTAGCATACATAGTGCTATGAAAACTtacttgaaacagaaaaaaagtgagatcATGTGCTTGCTTActacttgcattttaaaagactaGAGATACTGACAGTACTGATCATTAATGTCACATTGGGGCAGTATGATCAGCTTTCGGTGTGATGCGCAAATTTGGCTAAGAAACTGTGCTAGCTAATTTGGCTCCTACAAACTCACTGTTGCTCCATCACAGTATTGTAGGAGATCAGATGCTGGCTTTTGTTCCATTCATGTGCTGCTACTCAATGAAAAGTTGTTGTTTAGGCAAAATATATAGTTCACTAACAGAAACAGCATCTGATCGCATGCTAAGGCATCATCTTCTTTTATTGACAGCAATGTacaaaagaaatgttgcttATTGTATGGAACCTTGGAGCACCTTCTGGTGACtgtttttgatttaaaaaaaaaatgaaattgcacatttttaaagatCAAAGAACTGTCTGGAAGAAATAGTAACCATTAGAAATGGGAAAGTTGAAATTGGTTTAAAGAAATGTGGGcacaatattaaaaagaaagcatcaaGAGTGATTCACATTGTGAATCTTTATAAATTATGAAGCTTTATTGATGAGATTAAAGGTTATATCAGGGAGTTACAGATGGGcagaactgaaatataaatgtgGCTGAAGgtgaagaagcagcagtgttTCATATCTTACATATTGTCCTTACATATTCTTCCATATTATGCACagatgaagtttttattttaatatttaatctctGTAAATTTTTCactctttgtttttgttctagACAGAAATTAGAAGACTGTACTACAGTTACTTATGTTTGTGTTAAATCCTTGTGTTTGTATTCAGCTTTTATGTTTGGTTGCATATATaatattttgctctttcctgcATTTTCCTGTATTAAAGTAGCATAGAAACAAATAAGTATTGTAACACAGCATTTCTCACACTATGAAACCTTGACATTTTGCCTTTGCTTCCTATTTTTCTAGCAATGCTGAACCACACAGAGATCAGTGAGTTCATCCTTTTGGGCCTCACCGATATCCAAGGTCTACGatactttttcttcatctccttcctGTTGCTCTACCTAACTAGTCTTCTGGGAAATGGTGTCATTGTGACCATGGTGATATCTGAGCCACGGCTCCACACACCGATGTACTTCTTCCTGGGGAACCTTTCCTGCCTGGACATTTTCTACTCTACAGTTACTGTTCCCAAGATGCTGACTGGTTTTCTCTTTGGGCATCAGCCTATTTCTCTTGCTGGGTGTTTGGCCCAGCTCTACTTTTTCCACTTTCTGGGCAGTACTGAGGCTGTGCTCCTGGCCACCATGGCTTATGACCGCTATGTGGCTATTTGCAACCCGCTGTGCTACACCCTTGTCATGAGCCCAAGGACttgtctgctgctggctgtggccaGCTGGTCCATTGGTTTTGTACATGCCATGATGCATTCAATTATGACCTCTCAACTGAGTTTCTGTGGGCATAACCAAATTCATCACTTTTTCTGTGATATCAAGCCACTGTTGAATTTGGCTTGTAGCAGTACCAGCCTCAACATGATCCTCCTTAATGTTGTCACCACATCTATTGCTCTAGGCCCATTCATTCTCATAGTCCTTTCCTACCTGTACAtcatctccttcctcttccagaaAGTCCAGTCTAAGGAAGGAAGATGGAAGCCCTTCTCCACCTGTGCCTCTCACCTTACTGTTGTGGCACTAATGTACATACCACTGTTCTTCAATTATACACCTCCATCCTCGAGCAGCTCCTCCATAACGGACATGCAAGTGTCTGTCATGTACAGTGCCATCACCCCAGCTCTGAACCCCTTGATCTACACTCTTAGGAACCAGGAGGTGAGATCTGCCCTGAATAAAACATTAGGGAGAAAACTATTCTGGTGGAAAGTGACCAAAACAGGAACAAGATTCAAAATGTGGTTACTCTACCATTCATATTTATAAGAGAAGGGATCAAAAGGATGCTGTATTACAAGAGACTAAAAAATCACTCATTATCTCATGTAGTTCAGCACATAACAATTTAATTGCTTAGATGTAAATCAGgggagatattcaaggccttGATGCTTATTCTGTCAGTGTAGATGTCTTATTGTAGCCCATCTAGTCTCCAGCATCCGATACAGAAGCATGTTTGTCTCTTGCAGGATATGAACCGAAGCTGACAGTCTCATTCAGTAGTCCTGGATAATACAAAGTATTACATTAGTACTTGATGGCTATGTTTAGGAAGCTGAATGACTCTCCTCACATGCAGGCACTCTGTATATCCCAGTAGAGCTAGTATGTGTTACGTTTTGGGTGTTGCATAGCCTGTGAATTTTGCCAACATTTGACTTGAGTCAGCTCTTTTTGGGGGGGTCCATATCTGTTCATTAAGGGGAGCCTTACTAATGAACGTGTATTTAAATGTATGCTTAAAAATGGAGATGAGCAGAAAGTGTATATTTTTAGACAACTACATTGAGACCTTTCACCTGAATTCCACTCTCCTGCCTATCTTCTACTCTTCTGCCCATCTTTCTTACTCCTGGCTGCGCTAAATACTTTCCTCAAGATTTCTAAAGATGCTGACCCCCAACTTCTAAAAAAGGCATCATGAACAAGGCAGACATTCTCGCTGTCATCACACTGAACACATCACACTGAACAGTCAGCTAGAAATTCCACACCCACTCTGAGCACTTGGATGCTCCTTCCAGCACTCTTGGACTTAAAGAATAACTGCGCCTGAGGCAGACAGAAGACTTGACAAGGTTTTTTATATACACTCAGAAGAAATGGTATGTTGTGGAGTAATGTTTTGTGACAATGTATGTAGGAAGATACAAGACAAATTTCAATACCAGCTTTACTGCAATGCAGGGTGAATAGGAATGAGCAGGAATCAGGTATATAGCTAACATCAGCACTCGGACATGCAGTCCATGAGTCcatgaaaaaaaactttttttttttttctttttagctagAAAATTGCAAATTACCTGTTTCCCTCCCTGCAAGACCTACCTGGTGTTCGGTTCTGCACTGGTACAGAAAGAAACTGTAATCTACACCGAGCTTGCAAAGGCTATATGTGTGCTGTCTTTGAGAACAAACCAGAGAGAGATCTCAGCTACCAACTTGGTGTGCAAACTGgcatttgctgaaaaaatgaTAGGTTGCACCTCATAGAATAAACTACCTGTAATGACATGGCATATGGTTAGATCTCTATTGGGTCCCATCTTGTATGCAGCCATCTAGCACAACCCCAAAAATGTTGatgttcttatttaaaattttcagttcaaaaaagagagaaaatggaggtttttgtttatttgtttgcttgtttttatttgtttgtttgttttatttgtttgtttgtttttatttgtttgtttgtgtttgtttttgcagtatCTCTGCCCTGTGTCCCTGGAAGTAACatgaagaaagggagagggtGTTTGAGAATGCTGTAGAAAAGAAATGTGGGAGATTCTTACTGGTTATGTAAGAACTCAGTGCCCTGTGATAGGAATGGAATTAAAGGGTGATCCAGTGTGAGGTAGCCTATTCTTCTTTTTGCAAAAGggttgaaaaacaaaagggaagtTTGGaaccatatatttttttcatggacTAGTTTCCACCTACTGCaactttctattttgtttttgctgatgGCATGTTATGAGTATATACTCATGctaaagcatttggaaaagtgAATTTCAACTGCATcttacaaataaattatatgaaacTTCATCACTAAAGTGAGCCTGTGATTATTTCTATTGTGTTGAGACGAGAAGACTACCCAAACCTTTACAAAAGATCACACTGAACATCCACGGACTTACTTAGAATtgtataatcatagaatggtaCCCAAACATCGGTCAATGACAAGAACAAATGAGAACACTGTTGCATTATAATCAATGGATATTGATTTATCTGCTGTATCTCATATATCCAACTTCAAATTTGATGAATTTAAAGAGATTCTTAGAGCTGTTGTCAAGTGTGTATTAAGAGTAGCTGCATCCAGTGTATTCCTGCAGTCCTGGGCAAGTGAGTAGAATGATTGTTCTTTATCCTGTGGTgtttttaccctgctgggcagctaaactATACCACAACTACCCTCTCAATCTTCCTCCTCAAAGGaataaagaggagaaaatacaatgaaaagagctcaagggttgagataactGGGAGACCACCCAGCAATTACCATCatagacaaaacagactcagcaaagggatattaatgtaatttattgcccataactagcagactagaacagtgaataaatcaaagcaaactaaaaaaccttccccccatccaccatCTCCTACgtcctccccctgagtggtgcaggggaatgggggctgcagtcagcctgtaacacttcatctctgtcGCTCCGTGGttgctctcttcctctgctccaatGTAGGGTCcttcccacaggatgccatccttcacAAAttgatcctgtgtgggctcccCACAGGCTACATCTCTTCAAGAAATGCTCCAgtatgggtctgtaccacagggtccatccatcaggagcaaactgctccaacatgggtctcccacaggtggcagctcctctccacgggctgcagctctggcctggagCCTGCACCTGCGGGGGCtcttcatgggctgcagcctccttcaggccacatccacctgctccaccatggggtcctccacaggctgcagcatggagaacagccctgctgtggtttcccatgggctgcagggggacagcctgctccaccagggtcTCTCCACAGaccacaggggaacttctgctctgtccctggagcacctcctgcccttcttctGCGCTGACCTTGGTGTATGTagagctgtttctcactcccctctcccagctgctgttgcacaacagttttctttttccctttcttaaatctgcccTCGCAGAGGCATAAccaacattgcttattggcttgACTCTGTCCAGCAACAGATCTCTTTTTGAGCTGCATGGAACTGGCGTCTATCTAACACGGGGCAGCTTCTGTATTCTTCTCACAAAGGCCACTAGCCAtccctccagcccccctgctactAAGCCCTTGCCATATAAACCCAATATATATCCCTGCCTCCATGCCCTGCTAGTAGTGAGCCTGAGCATGAGTTCTCAATAggtgcatgtacacacacacacagagccacAAATGGATCATCATGGGTAGAAGGACGCTATATTTTATAAGTCTCCACATAACACAGACAGCATGAATGTGGATATCTACTAACAGAATATCCCCTTCATGAGTTTATCTGTCTACTAGACCTTTGGTCTCTCCAGTTTTGGTCTCTCAGACCCTTGATGTTTTCATCTCTGGCATCCAGAACCACAGTCCCTTTGGCAGCTGGATTTTGGACTAATGGGCTCTCCGCGTCTTGTTTTCTGACCTTGGTCCCTCTAGTTTTAGACCCGTAATCTTCTGTCACTCCAGGATCTGTTTTTCAGGCCTCTTGTCCTGATCAATGTCTTTATGTTTACTATTAAATCactcacacatacacatatgcacacataaaaaggcaaaacttgAGTCAGGACATAGACAATCTGTCTCGATGCAGGACATCGTGCAAAGACgttggagccaggctctttctAGTGATGCCCACTGACAGGACAATAGGCAATTGGCATAACCTGAAACACAGGGGGCTCTGTCTGAACATTAAGGAAAtcttctttactgtgtgggtgactgagcaatggaacaggttgcccagagaggttgtggagtctccctccttggagacattcaaaagCTATCTGCCTATTGTTCTGGGCAACTGGCTCTAAGTGGTCCTTCTTGagtaggggggttggaccaggtgaccttCAGAGATCCCTTCTAAACTTGacaattctgtaattctgtgaaagGAAAGCAGTTTAATAAAAAGGCAGGGCAGCTCATGGTAACTGGGTACAGTGGTTGACCAGACAAGTGCACATGaccttttatttgcttattttcctgtgtttatcTCCCTTTATCGTTGGCCGTTTCCCTAAACAAACTGTAATAAATCTTGTAATACCCccaattcttttatttaattacagaCTTTCCATCCATCCCCAGGCTTTTCAAATTCTATACTCCCTTATGCAATAGTCCCCTTCATTTTGCATAGCACTTGGGAAAGTTTCTGGGACTATGGCTCAGTCATTCACCTTTGATGGTATTAGGGATGACTGATTCAGAAGGATCAGGTTGCCAGCATTCTTCACCCTGTCATTGTTCTGATCACAGTCTGTCTCTGTTTTGAACAGACATTAGCCAGATATCCTTATAGTGTGCTTATCAGCTCCAGTTTATGTATAGCTTATCCTTGCATTTGGAGAGAAGTGATGGATCTGGAGACCTtataaatactgattttttcagagagaactttttttaatgctctctTCAGTTCCTGATTCCTCAGACAGTAAATGAAGGGGTTTAAGATGGGAGTGACAATAGTATACACAGCTGACACAAGCTTATTCAAGTCATAAGGATCGATCTTCTTGGGCCGAGCATACATAAAGAGGGCAGCCGAGAAGAAAATGGTGACCACAGTTAGGTGGGAAGCACATGTGGAGAAAGCTTTCTTCTTACTTTGGGTAGAGGGGATATGCAGGATTGTCATGATAATTAATAGGTAGGAGACAATAGTGATGGAGAGAGGAATAAGCAGGATGAATAAGGCCAATACAAAGTCTACCATCTCTGCCACTGACATATCAGTGCAGGCAAGGTTTAGCACGGGGCTGATATCACAGAAAAAATGGTTAATTACCTGGGGACCACAAAACTCCAGCTGAGAGATGAAGGAGATCTTGATCAAAGATACAGTGAACCCACTGAACCAGGAGAGAGCTATCAAGTATATGCACATTTGGTATGTCATGATCACCAGATAGCGCAATGGTTGACAAATAGCCACATAGCGATCATATGCCATGGCAGAGAGAAGGACACATTCAGTGCACATGaaggagctgaagaaaaatatttgggtcATGCATCCCACAAAGGAAATACTTCTGTCTCCAGCAATGAAATTTGCCAAGAGTTTGGGGATAGTAACTGAGATGTACCAGACCTCAATGAAGGACAGatgaccaagaaaaaaatacatgggtTTGTAGAGCTCATG from Oxyura jamaicensis isolate SHBP4307 breed ruddy duck chromosome 10, BPBGC_Ojam_1.0, whole genome shotgun sequence encodes:
- the LOC118172444 gene encoding olfactory receptor 12D2-like isoform X2, encoding MLNHTEISEFILLGLTDIQGLRYFFFISFLLLYLTSLLGNGVIVTMVISEPRLHTPMYFFLGNLSCLDIFYSTVTVPKMLTGFLFGHQPISLAGCLAQLYFFHFLGSTEAVLLATMAYDRYVAICNPLCYTLVMSPRTCLLLAVASWSIGFVHAMMHSIMTSQLSFCGHNQIHHFFCDIKPLLNLACSSTSLNMILLNVVTTSIALGPFILIVLSYLYIISFLFQKVQSKEGRWKPFSTCASHLTVVALMYIPLFFNYTPPSSSSSSITDMQVSVMYSAITPALNPLIYTLRNQEVRSALNKTLGRKLFWWKVTKTGTRFKMWLLYHSYL
- the LOC118172444 gene encoding olfactory receptor 12D2-like isoform X1, with translation MAMLNHTEISEFILLGLTDIQGLRYFFFISFLLLYLTSLLGNGVIVTMVISEPRLHTPMYFFLGNLSCLDIFYSTVTVPKMLTGFLFGHQPISLAGCLAQLYFFHFLGSTEAVLLATMAYDRYVAICNPLCYTLVMSPRTCLLLAVASWSIGFVHAMMHSIMTSQLSFCGHNQIHHFFCDIKPLLNLACSSTSLNMILLNVVTTSIALGPFILIVLSYLYIISFLFQKVQSKEGRWKPFSTCASHLTVVALMYIPLFFNYTPPSSSSSSITDMQVSVMYSAITPALNPLIYTLRNQEVRSALNKTLGRKLFWWKVTKTGTRFKMWLLYHSYL
- the LOC118172186 gene encoding olfactory receptor 6B1-like, which codes for MEQNSTQINMFLLLGFPALMDLKVLFFIVLLLTYILTVMENVVIISLIKTNHELYKPMYFFLGHLSFIEVWYISVTIPKLLANFIAGDRSISFVGCMTQIFFFSSFMCTECVLLSAMAYDRYVAICQPLRYLVIMTYQMCIYLIALSWFSGFTVSLIKISFISQLEFCGPQVINHFFCDISPVLNLACTDMSVAEMVDFVLALFILLIPLSITIVSYLLIIMTILHIPSTQSKKKAFSTCASHLTVVTIFFSAALFMYARPKKIDPYDLNKLVSAVYTIVTPILNPFIYCLRNQELKRALKKVLSEKISIYKVSRSITSLQMQG